The Caulobacter sp. 73W region CGTCTGTTCGGGCGGCGCCGCCGTCTCGATCGGCGCGTCCGGCGCCGCGCCTTCGACCGTCGCCTCGGGCGTCAGTTCGGGCATGGGCAGCGGCCGCTCGATGCGGGCGCGCACCTCGGGGTCCTTCAGTAGGGCCACGCGCATGACCTCGCGCGCACGCGGCGCGCCGGCGGTGGCGCCGCCCATGCCGCCGTGCTGGATGATCACCGACAGCGCATAGCGCGGGTCGTCATAGGGCGCGAAAGCGACGTACAGGTTGTGGTCCTTGAAGCGCCAGGGCACGCCGGTCATCTTGCGCGAACCCGCGCCATAGGAACGGACCTGAGCCGTACCGGTCTTGCCGGCCATCTTCACATCGCCCAGGCCCAGCTGGCTCTGCCGATAGGCGGTGCCGCTGGTGTCGTTGGCCACCGCCGCCATGCCGCCCCGCACGACGTTCAGATGCTCTTGGCTGAACGGCAGATCCGGCACGTCGTCGCCGTGCGGCCGCTCCACCCCGCCCACTGACTTGATCAGTCGCGGATTCAGGGCCTTCCTGCCGTTCGCCAAGCGCGCGGTCATCACGCACAGTTGCAGGGCGTTGACGGCCAGAGCCCCCTGCCCGATCGCGTAGCTGGGCGTCTCGCCCGGATACCAGGTCTGGTTCGCCGGATTGCGCTTGAAGGCGCGCTTCTTCCATTCCCGGTCGGGCACCGTGCCCTTCTTCTGGCCGGGAATGCCGATATCGAAGGTCTGGCCGAAGCCGAAAGCCCGGGCCACCTGGGCGATCCGGTCGGGGCCAACCCGCAGAGACATCGTGTAGAAATAGACGTCGCAGGAGTTCTTGATCGCGTCGTGGACGTTCTGCGAGCCGTGCCGGCCCCAGCAGTGGAACGTGCGCCCGCCGAAGAACCACCCCCCGGAGCAGTGAACCCGCTCCTCGGGATTGATGCCGGCCTCCAGGCAGGCCAGCGCCGTCATGGTCTTGAAGGTCGAGCCTGGCGGATAGGTGCCGCTCAGCGCCTTGTCGAGCAGCGGCTTGCGCTCATACTCCGACAGGGCCCGGTATTCCGGCCCCGACAGGCCGCGCACGAAGCGGTTGGCGTCGAAACTGGGCGCGGACACCATGCCCAGGATGTCGCCGTTGCGGCAGTCCATCACCACGATGGCGCCGCTCTCGTCGCCCATGACTTCCAGCGCACGGTTCTGGATGTCCGCATCCAGGGTCAGGCGGACTTCCTTGCCGGGGATCGAGGGGATGTCGCCCTCGGGATCGGCCCGAACCACGCGGCCGCGCGCGTCCACCTCGACCTTGTTGGCGCCCGGCTTGCCGCGCAGCTCGACGTCGAGGGCCTTCTCGACCCCCTGCTTGCCGATCCGGAAACCGGGGTGCAGCAGCAGCGGCTCGGGATTGGGACCAGCTTCCTTCAGGTCGCGATCCGAGATCTTGGCCACATAGCCGATGACGTGCGCGAAGGCGCCGCCGAACGGGTAGACCCGCACCTCGCCCATGTCGGCGGTCACGCCCGGCAGTTCCGGCGCGCGCACGTTGATGCGGCTGAATTCCTCCCAGGTCATGTCTTCCATGACCGCGACGGGCGCATTGCGCGGGCTGTTATTGATGTCGCGGATCGCGCGCTTCTGGCGTGCTTCATCCCACGGCAGCAGCAGCGCCAGCTCGGCGACGGTCTTGTCGACGTCCATCTCCTTGGAGCGTGAGACCAGGAGGCGGAAGTTGGGTCGATTGGACGCCAGCGATACGCCGTTGCGGTCCAGGATCAGGCCGCGGGGCGGCGGCGCCAGGCGGAAGTTGAACTGGTTGCCGGCCGACAGCTTCTGATACCGCCCCGCCTCGACCAGCTGCAGCTGGGCGAGGCGTCCGCCCAGGGTCAGGAGGCCGACGCCCGTCAGACCGCCCATCAGGAACGCGCGGCGGTGGAACGTGCCCTGACGCTCGTTCACCTCGGAAAAGAAGATAGACGGCTCGCCCATCAGCGGAAACGCACGTCCTGATCTTCAAACCGCTCGATCAGCCAAGCGGCCGCCGGATACAGCGCCACCGTGATCAGGAACTGCCAGAAGACCGGAACCGGGCCCGGACGGCCCAACTCGCCGAAGATCATGAAGGCGTAGCCCACGGCCATGGCCAGGGCGATGCAGCCCGCATACCACAGGAACATCATAAGTCCGCTCTGGCCGCTGAGGATGTTCCGAAGACCGATCACCACGGCGTAGACGATCAGCAGGGCCAGCGCCCACAGGCCGATCGGCCCGCCCCAGAAGCCGTCGAAGAACAGGCCCAGGATCAGCAGCGCGAACGGCGCCAGCACCGAGGGGCGGATCACCCCCCAGGCGAAGGCCGGAACCAGGGCCCACATAGGCTCCGGCATCTGAAAGCCGAACGCGCGCGCGGGCATGGCGAACAGGATCGCAGCGACGATGCAGATCAGCATCGGCACGGCCAGCCACTGGACAGGATTGAGCCCGGCGGCCGCGCGCCTCACTGCGGCGTCCCCGGGGTCGTCGCGGGCGCGGCCAGTTGCGGGGCCGGCGGTCGGGGCGCCGACGGCGCCGGTGCAGGCGTCGCCGTGGCCGGAGGCGTCGTCGCCGAGGCGGCCGGAGGCGTCGCGCCAGCAGTCGGCGGGGCGACGTTGCCCAGGATCGTCTGAACCTTGCGGGCTTCGGGATCCTCGGTGTTGATGGTCGGCAGCTGGGTCGTCGACAGAGACTTCTGGTCGGCCAGTTGGGCGAAATCCTTGAACAGCAGGATCCGCACGTAGTCGATTGGTGTGGAGTTGGCGAACAGCGCCACACGCCACGCGCCGTCCAGCCCCTTGACCGCCACGCCGACCGGCAGACCGCGCGGCAGCACGCCGCCGTCGCCGGAGGTAACGATGCGGTCGCCTTCCTTCACCGGATCGCGGCCGCGCAGATACTCCAGGCGCGGGTTGGGGCCGCCATCACCGGTCAGGATCGAGCGGGCGTTGGTGCGGTCGATCATCACCGGAGTGCGCGAGGTCGTGTCGGTGAGCAGCAGCACCCGGCTGACATTGCTGCCCACACCGACGACACGGCCGATCAGGCCATGCTCGCTCATCACCGGATTGCCGCTGATCACGCCCTTGTCGCCGCCGGCGTCGGCCAGGCGGGTGTTGGCGTATGGACCGCGGCTATCGCTGATGACCCGCGCCGCCACCATCGGGATCGGCGGATCGGTACGCAGTCCCATCAGGGTGCGGTAGCGCTCGTTGATGTCGCGCTGGGCCAGAGCGACGTCGCGCCATTGGCGCATCTCGACCAACTCGGCCTTGAGCCTGCGATTGTCCGACACGGCGAAGAAATAGTCGCCGACCCAATCGGCGAAGGAGCGGGTCCAGCGTCCGGGCGCGGATACGGCCCCGCTGACCGGCGCGGCCACGGTGTCCACGGCCTGGCGCGTGACGCCATAGGCCTGGTTCTGCAAGGTTTCGCGGCGGTCATTCACCAGCAAGGCGACGGCGACAATGCCGGCCACGATCAAGGCCACCGCCGCCGTCCAGGTCAGCGGGACCTTCAACTCGCCAAACTGACCTTCTTTCAAGGCCACTTTATGGGGTCTCCCGGCGCCCCGCGCCCGACTCAGGTGTCGCCCCCAGTCTAGCCCGCATCGCGGACGAAACGCAGGGGCGTCACGGCTATTAAGCGAGCGTGGATTCCAGGACGCCCTTCATCCACTTGGGATGCTCGAGCACCTTGCCGCAGCCCAGCGCGACGCACGACAGCGGATCGTCGGCCACGGTCACCGGCAGGCCGGTGTGATCGCGGATTTCGGCGTCCAGGCCGCGCAGCAGCGCGCCGCCCCCGGTGAGCATGATGCCCTTGTCGGCGATGTCGCTGGCCAGTTCCGGCGGCGTGGCTTCCAGAGCCACCTTCACGGCCTCGACGATCTGACCGACGGGTTCGGACAGGGCGTCGGCGGCCTGCTTCTCGCTGATGCGCACTTCGCGGGGCACGCCCTGCATCAGGTCGCGCCCCTTGACGTCGATCGACAGGCCTTCGCCGTCGGCCGGCGCGCGGGCGGTGCCGATTTCCTTCTTGATGCGCTCGGCGGTGGTTTCGCCGATCAGAAGGTTATGGTGGCGGCGCATGTAGCTGATGATCGCCTCGTCCATCTTGTCGCCGCCGACGCGGACCGAACGCGAATAGACGATGCCCGACAGCGACAGAACGGCCACCTCGGTGGTGCCGCCGCCGATGTCGACGACCATCGAGCCGGTCGGCTCGTGGATCGGCAGGCCGGCGCCGATGGCGGCGGCCATGGGTTCATCGATCAGGCCGACGCGGCGGGCGCCGGCGTTCAGGCAGCTGTCGTTGATGGCGCGGCGCTCGACCGCGGTGGCGCCCGACGGCACGCACACGATCACCTTCGGATTCACGAATCCCTTGCGGTTGTGAACCTTGCGGATGAAGTACTTGATCATCTCTTCGGCGACTTCGAAGTCGGCGATGACCCCGTCGCGCATCGGGCGGATGGCTTCCATGTGGCCGGGCGTACGGCCCAGCATCTGTTTGGCCTCGATGCCGACCGCATGGACGGTCTTGCGGCCGCCGACATTGCGCAGCGCCACGACGCTGGGCTCGTTCAGCACGATGCCTTTGCCCTTCTGATAGATGAGGGTGTTGGCGGTGCCGAGATCGATGGCGATGTCGTTGGAGATCACGCCGAAGAGGGATGAGAACATCGAAGGCCCTGGAACTTGGGATTTTTTGTCGGACGGGCGGAACTGCTCTGCGGACGCCAGGGAGATGCTGCGGAAGCGCAAGCCCCCCGGCCGCGCCATCGCCAGACTCACCCTCAGGCCCGCCGAACTCGCTTCGTTTGCCTTGCTAGTGAGTTGATTTCAAGGCCTATCGGAGCGGTCTGTTCATCATCCTGTCGCTGCGAGCACGACGCCCGCCGCCGTCAGGGCGCCCGCCGCCCATTGCAGCAAACTGAGCCGTTCGGCGAACAGCCGCCTTCCAACCAGCGCCGCGATGGGCATTTCGACGACGCCCACCGCCCTCACCGGCCCCACCGGGCTTAGCGCCATGGCCGTGAACCACAGGCCTGACGCGGCCGCGCCGCAGAAGCCTGCCCCCAGTGAACGACGCCAGGCCGCGATCACGGCGATCACGGCCGTGCGGTTGGTGGCCAGCATCCAGCCGCCCAGGCTGACCGTCTGGATGGCCTGAACCACGGCCACGGTGGCGAAGGCTGAAAGGACCGGATGCGCCGGATCCAGCGTTAGCGCGCCCTGGCGGAAGAAGTTGGCGCTGAGGGCGAACATCGCGCCGGAGCCCAGGCCGAACAGCACCGCGCCACGTTGCATATGCACACTGCCTTTCTGGGGCCAGGACAGGGCCGTCAGACCCACCGTGGCGATCGCTCCGCCCAGCCAGACCAGCGGCCCTACATGATCCTTGAAGAACAGCGCGCCCCAGACCAGGGCGAACGGCAGGCCGCTCTGCTGCATGGCGGTGCCCAGGGCGAAGGACGAGCGCTGCATGGCCGTCAGCATCGACGCCGTCGCCGCCATCTGCAGCCCCGCCCCCGCCCCGCAGGCGATGAAGAAGGCCGTCGACGGGTGAAAGCGCGCGCCCGGGGTCAGCATCCACAGCGCCGCCACGAAGATCAGCGCGAACGGCAGGCCGAACAGGAACCGCACCAGGGTCGCGCCCCAGGGGCCCGCACCGGTCATGACCGAGCGTTGCGCGGCGTTGCGGGCGACCTGAAGGGCCGCCGCGCCGATGGTCACGGGAATCCAGAGCATGGGATGCGGCGCTTAGCCTGCGCCGGATGGCGCGGCCAGACCTAGAAGCCGCTGGCGATAGCCGTTTCGGGCCGCGCCTTCTCCCGACGGGCGAACAGGTTGTTGAGCGCGTTCACATACGCCTTGGCCGAAGCGGTCAGGGTGTCGGTGTCGGCGGCCTGACCGGTGGCGATGCGGCCGTCCTCTTCCAGACGCACCGAGACCTGGGCCTGGGCGTCCGTGCCCTCGGTCACGGCGTGAACCTGGAACAGGCGCAGGGCGGCGCTGTGCGGCACGATCTCGTGGATGGCGTTGAACACCGCATCCACCGGGCCGTCGCCGGTCGCTTCGGCGGTCTTGACCTCGCCGTCCACGTCCAGGGTCAGTTCGGCCGACTGGCCGTCGGTGCCGGCCACGACGCGCAGGCGCTCGACCTTGATCTTCTCCGACCCGCGCGCCAGCGCGTCATCCACCAGGGCGACGATGTCGTCGTCGAAGACGTGCTTCTTCTTGTCCGCCAGTTCCTTGAAACGGGTGAAGGCGTCGTTCAGGGCGTTCTGGCCCAGCTCGTAACCCAGGGCCTTCAGCTTCTCGCGGAAGGCGTGGCGGCCGGAATGCTTGCCCATGACCAGGTTGGTCGCGCCCTGACCCACGTCCTCCGGACGCATGATCTCGTAGGTCTCGGCGTTCTTCAGCATCCCGTCCTGGTGGATGCCGCTCTCATGGGCGAAGGCGTTCTTGCCGACGATGGCCTTGTTGAACTGCACCGGGAAGCCCGTGATCGCCGAGACGTAGCGGCTGGCGCGGGTGATGTGAACCGGATCGATCTTGGTCTCGTAAGGCAGGGTCTGGCCGCGGACCTTCAGGGCCATGACCACTTCTTCCAGGGCGGTGTTGCCGGCGCGCTCGCCGATGCCGTTGATGGCGCACTCGATCTGGCGAGCGCCGCCGTCCAGGGCCGCGAGGCTGTTGGCCGTCGCCAGGCCCAGGTCGTTATGGCAGTGGGCCGAGAAGATCACGGCGTCCGCGCCGGGCACGTTCTCGATCAGGTCGCGGAAGATCGCGCCGTACTCGTCCGGATAGGTGTAGCCGACGGTGTCGGGGATGTTGATCGTCGTCGCCCCGGCCTTGATGGCGGCCTCGACGCAGCGGCGCAGCACGTCGCGCTCGGTGCGGGTGGCGTCCTGGGCCGACCATTCCACGTCGCCGCACAGGTTGCGCGCCATGGTCACCGACTTGGTGGTGGCGTCGATCACGTCCTCGATGGACATGCGCAGGATGTGGTCGCGGTGCTGTGGGCTGGTGGACAGGAAGGTGTGGATCCGGCCGCGCTTGGCTGGGCGGATCGCCTCGGCGCAGCGCTCGATATCAGCGGCGGCGGCGCGGGCCAGGCCCGCGATGATGCTCTCGGTGACGATCTTGGAGACTTCGCGGGTGGCTTCGAAGTCGCCGTTGGAGGCGATCGGGAAGCCGGCCTCGATCACATCGACGCCCATCTCCTCCATGATCTTCGCCAGTTCCAGCTTCTCTTCCAGCGACATGGACGCGCCAGGCGACTGCTCGCCGTCACGCATGGTGGTGTCGAAGATGATGACGTGGTCGCGTTTTACGCTGGATACGGGGGCGGTCATGGGAGTGTCTTTCGCGGAGATCGGCTTGCTGGGTGAGTTACTGGAACGCCCCTGAGCAACCGGCCGCGAAGATAAGCGCGGCTAAACGGCGGCCCAGGGGCGGCTAAGCCCCAGCTCAAGAAGCAGCAGGTTGTCGCGGTTACGGCGCATGGGGCTTTCTCTACCGATTCAGCGGGGGTTGCGCAACAGGAATGCGCCGAAAGGGGTTCGACATCCCCATTTCAGCAAGATCGTTCCCCAAATCGTCACAATCTGAACGAACGAGGCGCGCGCCCTACTCCGCCTCGCGCTTCTTCAGCCAGTTGCGGGCCGCCCAGCCCAGGACGATCCACAGCAGCGCCACGCCGACCAGCAGGCCGATGTGCCCCATGCCGCCCCCCTTCATGGCCTGGACAATGGAATTGCCGGCGAAGGCGGTCAGGGCGATCTTGGGCACGATGCCGATCGCCGTCCCGGCCGCGAAGTGCCAGAACTTCATAGGCGTCACGCCCGCCGCCATGTTGACGACGATGAACGGCGCGGACGGCACCAGCCGCACGATCAGGCTGGCGGTGAAGCCGTTCCGCCCGATCAGGCGCATGAAGCTCTTGACCCCATCGCCCGGGATGTCGCGCAGCAGCCGCCCGCCGAACGCGCGGCCCAGCCAGAAGCCGACGACCGAGCTGACCAGGGTTCCGATCCAGCTATAGGCGAATCCCGTCCAGGCCCCGAAGGCGACCACCGCCGCGGCGATCAGCACGAACTGCGGCACGCCCAGGAACGCCAGGGCCGCGAAGGCGAACACCGCAACCGGCAGGCCCCAGATCCCGTGCGCCGAGCCCAGCCACCGCTCGACCGTCGCCTCGCCGGAGAAGCCCAGCACCGACGCGCCGAACAGGAACACCACCCCTACCCCGCCGAACAGGACGAAGGACACGGCCAGCGCCCGCCAGGCGCGGGCGTCCATGTTCATGACGAAATCGATCAGGCGACGCATGGCCATGGCCTCGCCGATCCGCCGGGGCGGGTCAAGCCGGCTCTAGCGCCCGCAATAGATCAGGTTCGCCCTCCAGGCGTATGGGCCGCCCTCGACGGTCATGCCTTCGGCAGCATCCTTGAAACGCAGGCGCAGATCACCGTCGGCGGCCTGCCCCTCGGCCTGACAATAAACGCTTATATCGTAACCGCTCAACGCCTCGCGCACCTCCTTGAAGGAGCAGCCAACCTCGCCGGCCGTGGACAAGCTGCGATCCTCAAACCTCCAGACCTCGTGGCCGCATGCGGTCTTGGCCGCCGCCCAGCGGCCCACATAGCGCGGCGTCACCGCAACCGACGGGGCGCTGGTCGGCGCATGGGCGGCGGTCACCGGCGAAGATGTCGCCTGGGACGCCCCGGCGTCATGCGGCGGGGTGTCGTTGCATGCCGCCAGCAGCAGCGCGGCTCCGATCCATGCAAGACGATGCATGCGATCCTCCTACGGCCCCTGTGCGAAAAAGAGCCGGGGCTGATCGGGTTCCATTCGTTGCGCCGCAGCACGACCGCGCGTAAAGACCGCCACAATCCTGAAACCTTCCAGGGGAGCCCTGACCCGCCATGTCCATCGAATCCGCCGCTCTGCGCCGCATCGCGCCCTCGGCCACCATCGCCATCAGCGCCAAGGCGCGGGCGCTGCAAGCCGCCGGCCGCAATGTGATCGCGCTCTCCGCGGGCGAGCCTGACTTCGACACTCCGGACAACGTCAAGGCGGCGGCCATCAAGGCCATCCAGGACGGTAAGACCAAATATACCGACCCCGACGGCATGCCGGCGCTGAAGGAGGCGATCTGCGCCAAGTTCGCCCGCGAGAACGGCCTGACCTACAAGACCAGCCAGATCCACGTCGCCCCGGGCGGCAAGCCGGTGATCTACAACGCCCTGGTCGCCACCCTGAACCCGGGCGACGAGGTCGTCATCCCGGCCCCGTACTGGGTGTCCTATCCCGACATGGTCCTGCTGGCGGGCGGCACGCCCGTGTCCATCGAGACCCGCGCCGACAATGGCTTCAAGCTGGAGCCGGCCGCACTGGAAGCGGCGATCACGCCCAAGACCAAGTGGCTGATCCTCAACTCGCCGTCGAACCCGACCGGCGGCGCCTATACCGAGGCGGACCTGCGCGCGCTTGCCGATGTCCTGCTGCGTCACCCACACGTCTGGGTGCTGACCGACGACATGTACGAGCACCTAGTGTTCGACGACTTCAAGTTCTTCACCATCGCCCAGGTGGAGCCCAAGCTCTACGACCGCACCCTGACCATGAACGGAGTCTCCAAGGCCTACGCCATGACCGGCTGGCGCATCGGCTACGCCGGCGGCCCCGAGCCGCTGATTAAGGCCATGGCCAAGATGATCAGCCAGACGACCTCCAACCCCTGCTCCATCTCGCAACACGCTGCGGTCGAGGCCCTCAACGGCCAGCAGGACTTCATCAAGCCGAACCAGAAGCTGTTCCAGGAACGCCGCGACCTGGTCGTCTCGATGCTGAACCAGGCCAACGGCATCCAGTGCGCGACGCCAGAAGGCGCCTTCTACGTCTATCCGTCGTGCGAAGGCCTGCTGGGCAAGACCGCGCCCAGCGGCAAGGTGATCAATTCGGACGAGGACTTCGCTGTCGAGCTTCTGGAAGCGGAGGGTGTCGCCGTGGTCCACGGCGCGGCGTTCGGCCTGTCGCCGTTCTTCCGCATCTCCTACGCCACGTCGAACGAGATCCTGGAAGACGCCTGCGGACGCATCCAGCGCTTCTGCGCCTCAGTCCGCTAAAACAAAAAGGCCCGCCGAAAGGCGGGCCTTCTTTCTTAGGGCTGCGAGCCTCTAGTGCTTCTCGCGCCACTGGGCCTTGGCCTGATCTTGCGTCAGATTCAGGCGGACCTTCTCTTCGGTCTCATCCACATAGTCGACCCAC contains the following coding sequences:
- a CDS encoding pyridoxal phosphate-dependent aminotransferase; this translates as MSIESAALRRIAPSATIAISAKARALQAAGRNVIALSAGEPDFDTPDNVKAAAIKAIQDGKTKYTDPDGMPALKEAICAKFARENGLTYKTSQIHVAPGGKPVIYNALVATLNPGDEVVIPAPYWVSYPDMVLLAGGTPVSIETRADNGFKLEPAALEAAITPKTKWLILNSPSNPTGGAYTEADLRALADVLLRHPHVWVLTDDMYEHLVFDDFKFFTIAQVEPKLYDRTLTMNGVSKAYAMTGWRIGYAGGPEPLIKAMAKMISQTTSNPCSISQHAAVEALNGQQDFIKPNQKLFQERRDLVVSMLNQANGIQCATPEGAFYVYPSCEGLLGKTAPSGKVINSDEDFAVELLEAEGVAVVHGAAFGLSPFFRISYATSNEILEDACGRIQRFCASVR
- a CDS encoding 2-isopropylmalate synthase, with translation MTAPVSSVKRDHVIIFDTTMRDGEQSPGASMSLEEKLELAKIMEEMGVDVIEAGFPIASNGDFEATREVSKIVTESIIAGLARAAAADIERCAEAIRPAKRGRIHTFLSTSPQHRDHILRMSIEDVIDATTKSVTMARNLCGDVEWSAQDATRTERDVLRRCVEAAIKAGATTINIPDTVGYTYPDEYGAIFRDLIENVPGADAVIFSAHCHNDLGLATANSLAALDGGARQIECAINGIGERAGNTALEEVVMALKVRGQTLPYETKIDPVHITRASRYVSAITGFPVQFNKAIVGKNAFAHESGIHQDGMLKNAETYEIMRPEDVGQGATNLVMGKHSGRHAFREKLKALGYELGQNALNDAFTRFKELADKKKHVFDDDIVALVDDALARGSEKIKVERLRVVAGTDGQSAELTLDVDGEVKTAEATGDGPVDAVFNAIHEIVPHSAALRLFQVHAVTEGTDAQAQVSVRLEEDGRIATGQAADTDTLTASAKAYVNALNNLFARREKARPETAIASGF
- a CDS encoding TVP38/TMEM64 family protein, whose protein sequence is MRRLIDFVMNMDARAWRALAVSFVLFGGVGVVFLFGASVLGFSGEATVERWLGSAHGIWGLPVAVFAFAALAFLGVPQFVLIAAAVVAFGAWTGFAYSWIGTLVSSVVGFWLGRAFGGRLLRDIPGDGVKSFMRLIGRNGFTASLIVRLVPSAPFIVVNMAAGVTPMKFWHFAAGTAIGIVPKIALTAFAGNSIVQAMKGGGMGHIGLLVGVALLWIVLGWAARNWLKKREAE
- a CDS encoding DMT family transporter, which encodes MLWIPVTIGAAALQVARNAAQRSVMTGAGPWGATLVRFLFGLPFALIFVAALWMLTPGARFHPSTAFFIACGAGAGLQMAATASMLTAMQRSSFALGTAMQQSGLPFALVWGALFFKDHVGPLVWLGGAIATVGLTALSWPQKGSVHMQRGAVLFGLGSGAMFALSANFFRQGALTLDPAHPVLSAFATVAVVQAIQTVSLGGWMLATNRTAVIAVIAAWRRSLGAGFCGAAASGLWFTAMALSPVGPVRAVGVVEMPIAALVGRRLFAERLSLLQWAAGALTAAGVVLAATG
- the mreC gene encoding rod shape-determining protein MreC: MALKEGQFGELKVPLTWTAAVALIVAGIVAVALLVNDRRETLQNQAYGVTRQAVDTVAAPVSGAVSAPGRWTRSFADWVGDYFFAVSDNRRLKAELVEMRQWRDVALAQRDINERYRTLMGLRTDPPIPMVAARVISDSRGPYANTRLADAGGDKGVISGNPVMSEHGLIGRVVGVGSNVSRVLLLTDTTSRTPVMIDRTNARSILTGDGGPNPRLEYLRGRDPVKEGDRIVTSGDGGVLPRGLPVGVAVKGLDGAWRVALFANSTPIDYVRILLFKDFAQLADQKSLSTTQLPTINTEDPEARKVQTILGNVAPPTAGATPPAASATTPPATATPAPAPSAPRPPAPQLAAPATTPGTPQ
- a CDS encoding rod shape-determining protein, with protein sequence MFSSLFGVISNDIAIDLGTANTLIYQKGKGIVLNEPSVVALRNVGGRKTVHAVGIEAKQMLGRTPGHMEAIRPMRDGVIADFEVAEEMIKYFIRKVHNRKGFVNPKVIVCVPSGATAVERRAINDSCLNAGARRVGLIDEPMAAAIGAGLPIHEPTGSMVVDIGGGTTEVAVLSLSGIVYSRSVRVGGDKMDEAIISYMRRHHNLLIGETTAERIKKEIGTARAPADGEGLSIDVKGRDLMQGVPREVRISEKQAADALSEPVGQIVEAVKVALEATPPELASDIADKGIMLTGGGALLRGLDAEIRDHTGLPVTVADDPLSCVALGCGKVLEHPKWMKGVLESTLA
- the mrdA gene encoding penicillin-binding protein 2 — translated: MGEPSIFFSEVNERQGTFHRRAFLMGGLTGVGLLTLGGRLAQLQLVEAGRYQKLSAGNQFNFRLAPPPRGLILDRNGVSLASNRPNFRLLVSRSKEMDVDKTVAELALLLPWDEARQKRAIRDINNSPRNAPVAVMEDMTWEEFSRINVRAPELPGVTADMGEVRVYPFGGAFAHVIGYVAKISDRDLKEAGPNPEPLLLHPGFRIGKQGVEKALDVELRGKPGANKVEVDARGRVVRADPEGDIPSIPGKEVRLTLDADIQNRALEVMGDESGAIVVMDCRNGDILGMVSAPSFDANRFVRGLSGPEYRALSEYERKPLLDKALSGTYPPGSTFKTMTALACLEAGINPEERVHCSGGWFFGGRTFHCWGRHGSQNVHDAIKNSCDVYFYTMSLRVGPDRIAQVARAFGFGQTFDIGIPGQKKGTVPDREWKKRAFKRNPANQTWYPGETPSYAIGQGALAVNALQLCVMTARLANGRKALNPRLIKSVGGVERPHGDDVPDLPFSQEHLNVVRGGMAAVANDTSGTAYRQSQLGLGDVKMAGKTGTAQVRSYGAGSRKMTGVPWRFKDHNLYVAFAPYDDPRYALSVIIQHGGMGGATAGAPRAREVMRVALLKDPEVRARIERPLPMPELTPEATVEGAAPDAPIETAAPPEQTTAPTPETPR